A genomic window from Excalfactoria chinensis isolate bCotChi1 chromosome 18, bCotChi1.hap2, whole genome shotgun sequence includes:
- the MVB12B gene encoding multivesicular body subunit 12B isoform X3, which yields MRSCFCLRRGSREPPPAARATDQSTMPEVRDLSDALPDVPMDPITGVGVVASRSRAPTGYDVVAQTADGLDADLWKDGLFKSKVTRYLCFTRSFSKENSHLGNVLVDMKLIDIKDTLPVGFIPIQETVDTQETAFRKKRLCIKFIPRDSTEAAICDIRILGRSKQAPPQYTFIGELNNMGIWYRMGRVPRNHESSQPAAPSQASSPTPAPNLPRHISLTLPASFRGKSHSSRLDLEHQHSNLYAISAMSLLQPLVCGS from the exons ATGAGgagctgcttctgcctgcgcCGAGGGAGCCGGgagccgccgcccgccgcgcgGGCAACA gATCAGTCCACAATGCCTGAAGTGCGTGATCTCTCTGATGCCTTGCCTGATGTGCCAATGGATCCCATCACAGGGGTTGGCGTGGTTGCATCCCGGAGCCGTGCACCGACAGGCTATGATGTA GTTGCACAAACAGCAGATGGCCTGGATGCTGACCTCTGGAAGGATGGCCTATTTAAATCCAAGGTCACACGATACCTGTGCTTCACAAGatcattttcaaaagaaaat agtCACTTAGGAAATGTCTTGGTTGACATGAAGCTCATTGACATCAAGGACACTTTGCCTGTGGGCTTCATCCCCATTCAAGAGACTGTTGACACAC aagaaacagctttcagaaagaagcGGCTGTGCATTAAATTTATCCCTCGAGATTCTACAGAGGCAGCCATCTGTGATATCCGAATCCTGGGGAGATCTAAGCAAGCCCCTCCTCAGTACACGTTCATAGG GGAGTTGAACAACATGGGCATTTGGTACCGGATGGGCAGAGTTCCCCGCAACCATGAATCttcacagcctgctgctccttcccaagCTTCATCTCCAACACCAGCTCCCAACCTGCCAAG gCATATCTCGCTGACACTTCCTGCTAGCTTTCGAGGCAAAAGTCACAGCAGCCGCCTGGACTTGGAGCACCAGCACTCAAACCTGTACGCCATATCAG